From one Metasolibacillus fluoroglycofenilyticus genomic stretch:
- a CDS encoding CdaR family protein, whose amino-acid sequence MDKLFNSNWLVRLTALLFAIALFFYVQSENNSTRSTPSAEQADVIEDVKLEVYYDDENLIVTGLPETVNVGIEGPMPIVMREKLAKDYKVFVDLNSLFIGEHRVTIQTENFSEKLEVTVYPQVVNISIEEKVTKEFRVEPEMNSRQINEGYVLKGMTVEPNYVFVTGAKSVMDNINYVKASIKAEDGITESFKQQANVKVLDRDLNKLDVTIQPEAVDINVEIDEYNREIPLTLKQVGQLPEGVTINELSLGQESVKVFGPQSIVDSINEIIAELDLSGLTESGEYEVIIQKPETPMKLSDEKVTVHADITIAEVESEEVTAEDPVTDGDTGEE is encoded by the coding sequence ATGGATAAATTATTTAATAGCAATTGGTTAGTTCGTCTTACTGCACTATTATTTGCTATCGCATTATTTTTCTATGTGCAATCTGAAAATAATTCAACTAGAAGCACACCTAGTGCAGAGCAGGCAGATGTTATTGAGGACGTTAAGCTGGAAGTATATTATGATGATGAAAATTTAATCGTAACTGGGCTTCCAGAAACGGTTAATGTAGGAATCGAAGGACCTATGCCTATCGTCATGCGTGAGAAATTAGCAAAAGATTATAAAGTATTTGTCGATTTAAATTCATTGTTTATTGGCGAGCATAGAGTTACAATACAGACTGAAAACTTTTCAGAGAAGTTAGAGGTAACGGTTTATCCGCAAGTCGTTAATATCAGCATTGAGGAAAAGGTTACGAAGGAGTTTCGTGTAGAGCCTGAAATGAACAGTAGACAAATTAATGAAGGCTACGTATTGAAAGGGATGACAGTGGAGCCTAACTACGTTTTTGTAACAGGTGCGAAAAGCGTAATGGATAACATTAATTACGTAAAAGCCTCGATAAAAGCGGAGGATGGTATCACAGAGTCATTTAAGCAGCAGGCAAATGTCAAAGTATTGGACCGCGATTTGAATAAGCTGGATGTCACAATACAGCCAGAGGCAGTAGATATTAATGTTGAAATTGATGAATATAATCGAGAAATTCCCCTTACACTGAAACAAGTGGGGCAACTGCCAGAAGGTGTAACAATTAATGAACTATCTTTAGGTCAGGAAAGTGTCAAAGTGTTTGGTCCACAGTCCATTGTGGATTCCATAAATGAGATTATAGCTGAACTTGATTTATCCGGATTAACTGAATCTGGAGAATACGAAGTGATAATTCAGAAACCGGAAACTCCGATGAAGCTTTCTGATGAAAAAGTTACTGTTCATGCTGATATCACTATAGCAGAAGTTGAAAGCGAGGAAGTTACGGCTGAGGACCCTGTAACAGACGGGGATACAGGAGAAGAATAG
- the cdaA gene encoding diadenylate cyclase CdaA has protein sequence MNQFTDLTPVNYIFGLIDILVVWYVIYKLLGLIQGTKAVQLLKGIFVIVIAKIATALFGLSTLDYLLKQVIEWGFLAIIIIFQPEIRRALEQLGRGKIFQRSTNQQDEEQTRLVEAMKKSVSYMAKRRIGALISIEKETGLTEYIETGTALNATVSSELLINIFIPNTPLHDGAVIMQKDKIAAAACYLPLSESPFISKELGTRHRAALGLSEVTDAITIVVSEETGAISITVNGNLHRNLAIEEFETLLRKAWFGSEQETNQASKWTWRGKKNG, from the coding sequence ATGAATCAGTTTACAGATTTAACACCTGTAAATTATATATTTGGCTTAATAGATATACTCGTTGTATGGTATGTAATTTATAAGCTGCTTGGTCTTATTCAAGGAACAAAGGCTGTGCAGCTATTAAAAGGGATATTTGTTATTGTAATTGCTAAAATCGCTACAGCTCTTTTCGGTTTAAGCACGCTAGATTATTTATTAAAACAAGTAATCGAATGGGGTTTTTTGGCGATTATCATTATTTTCCAGCCAGAAATACGCCGTGCGCTTGAACAATTAGGTAGAGGGAAGATATTCCAACGCTCGACGAACCAGCAGGATGAAGAGCAAACACGCCTAGTTGAAGCAATGAAAAAATCAGTCAGCTATATGGCAAAGCGTCGGATTGGTGCGTTAATATCGATTGAAAAAGAAACGGGTTTGACAGAATATATTGAAACAGGAACAGCGCTGAATGCAACTGTATCCTCAGAACTCTTAATTAATATTTTTATACCAAATACACCGTTACATGATGGTGCAGTAATTATGCAAAAGGATAAAATTGCTGCAGCGGCATGCTATTTACCATTGTCTGAAAGTCCGTTTATCTCAAAGGAGCTAGGTACACGACATCGCGCTGCACTAGGTTTAAGTGAAGTGACAGATGCAATAACAATTGTTGTATCAGAAGAAACAGGTGCAATAAGCATTACAGTCAACGGCAATTTACATCGCAATTTAGCGATTGAGGAATTCGAGACATTGCTACGTAAAGCATGGTTTGGTTCAGAGCAAGAAACAAATCAAGCCTCTAAGTGGACTTGGAGGGGGAAAAAGAATGGATAA